The proteins below are encoded in one region of Paenisporosarcina cavernae:
- a CDS encoding DegV family protein, translating to MTKKPIAWVVDSTADVNDYLLSQPDVHIVPLYIHFGEDQFADGVDLTTEALYDRIRHSEVFPKTSQPPAGEFATLYTQLAEDYEAIIGVHVSGKLSGTILSSVSGAEIAGIPFEAVDSMSLSTGITKLVEYGISLEKSGLGYQEIAQKMRDYTANFRNYIVIGNLQQLYKGGRMSGLQFYIGSVLQIKPIVQITPEGELTALDKVRSIKKAMTYLVDRIVESYQKEDVREVNIMHGNNVSQAEEVKKLILEKAPDMTVSIGEISSVLAVHAGEGTLGALYYAPPKA from the coding sequence ATGACGAAAAAACCGATTGCTTGGGTTGTTGATAGTACAGCCGATGTAAATGACTACCTACTTAGTCAGCCTGATGTTCACATTGTACCACTCTATATCCATTTTGGAGAGGACCAATTTGCCGACGGAGTCGACTTAACAACGGAAGCTTTATACGACCGTATCCGACATTCGGAAGTTTTTCCAAAAACTTCACAACCACCTGCTGGTGAGTTTGCCACTTTATATACACAACTTGCAGAAGACTACGAAGCGATTATTGGCGTTCACGTGAGCGGAAAGTTATCTGGCACAATTTTGTCTTCCGTCTCTGGAGCAGAAATTGCTGGAATTCCTTTTGAAGCGGTTGACTCTATGTCGTTATCAACGGGAATTACAAAACTCGTGGAATATGGCATCTCACTCGAAAAATCTGGTTTGGGGTATCAAGAAATTGCGCAGAAAATGCGTGATTATACTGCGAACTTCCGCAATTACATTGTGATTGGGAATCTGCAACAACTTTATAAAGGCGGCAGAATGAGCGGCCTTCAGTTTTACATAGGTAGTGTTTTACAAATCAAACCAATTGTACAAATTACTCCTGAAGGAGAATTAACCGCACTCGATAAAGTACGATCGATAAAAAAAGCCATGACATATTTGGTGGATCGTATCGTGGAATCGTACCAAAAGGAAGATGTGCGAGAAGTAAATATTATGCATGGAAACAATGTCTCTCAAGCAGAAGAAGTCAAAAAATTGATTCTCGAAAAAGCTCCTGACATGACGGTTTCCATTGGGGAAATAAGTTCAGTTTTAGCAGTGCATGCAGGCGAAGGTACTCTAGGAGCGTTATATTACGCACCACCTAAAGCTTAA
- a CDS encoding glycerol-3-phosphate acyltransferase: MALYLVVAYLAGTLLTAWWVGKYYNKDLRVERSGNLGARNAGAVIGLPAFFLTFFGDAIKGIAIIGLGYYFSFPTVVIALGGLFVILGHLYPFWLKGRGGKGIATFIGVGLVLFLPSSLIFGATFGLFFLFLRSATLSVAVAYVFYLISLWFTTSQFESWPMMIAALFILYRHRFDIRESLDERNKKKLSLE; this comes from the coding sequence ATGGCTTTATATCTTGTTGTTGCTTATCTTGCGGGAACATTATTGACGGCATGGTGGGTAGGGAAATATTATAACAAGGATCTACGAGTGGAGCGAAGTGGAAATCTAGGTGCTAGAAATGCTGGTGCTGTCATCGGTTTGCCTGCTTTTTTCCTCACCTTTTTTGGTGACGCCATAAAAGGAATAGCCATCATCGGATTAGGGTATTATTTTTCATTCCCAACTGTTGTCATCGCTTTAGGAGGATTATTTGTCATCCTTGGACATCTCTACCCATTTTGGTTAAAAGGAAGAGGCGGGAAAGGAATTGCCACATTTATCGGCGTTGGTCTCGTGTTATTTTTACCAAGTTCTTTGATATTCGGCGCGACATTTGGCTTGTTCTTTCTATTCTTACGAAGTGCAACACTTTCTGTAGCGGTGGCATACGTCTTCTATTTGATCTCTTTGTGGTTCACCACTAGTCAATTTGAGTCGTGGCCAATGATGATTGCAGCTCTTTTCATTTTATATCGTCATCGCTTTGATATTCGTGAATCGTTAGACGAACGGAACAAAAAGAAATTATCATTAGAATAG
- a CDS encoding diguanylate cyclase domain-containing protein → MKRFIGILILVLFVLSACHVTSQSHSGESIFSGGTGSLEQVTFTNKTIVPLNGEWKFHWKKFLSPTGESPDDASTYMASVPSNWKEITGQSYGYATYEATLTIPPQLIGNALSIYIPYEYTAYTLYIDGKFVASNGYVGKTANVTEPEFSPKVAYFHVNDPDMKIVMHVSNFSHPKGGFNRPILFGKSSAVEDYASMLLARSMFLIGGLLFMGIYFLSIQFFRRQEKTFLFFGLMSLFIAVRSLLIEPIYFTELVHNVPWIWQHRLEYVILFLGAILFVAFIRNLYPRDMNIYFAYAIYIFSAIAAIVTLFTAPILYVTLFNYFLILYAIAMLYLGYILVIATIRKRRTATLNLVASSIFFLTVINDTFVSLEWSRNIEFSTMGFFMYMVIQSINLSKNYARKYEESEELTAELTELANSLDEKITLRTAELEMMNAKLVELTLVDGLTGVNNRRFINQRLEELIVEEKLFSLLLIDLDHYKQFNDLYGHIKGDELLQQVASFFKEFIGNEGTVARYGGEEFLIILPETNREDGAALATKLCHQLENRQWEHKGNSASPFVTISIGGASSEQFHWITKEEALSSVDTALYTSKEKGRNTITFL, encoded by the coding sequence ATGAAACGATTTATTGGTATATTAATCCTAGTACTTTTCGTTTTATCCGCTTGCCATGTGACATCTCAATCTCACTCTGGAGAAAGTATCTTTTCCGGAGGAACAGGCTCTTTGGAGCAAGTAACATTTACAAATAAAACAATCGTGCCTTTAAACGGAGAATGGAAATTTCATTGGAAAAAGTTTTTATCTCCAACTGGAGAGAGTCCGGATGACGCTTCTACTTACATGGCATCGGTACCGAGTAATTGGAAAGAGATTACTGGTCAATCGTATGGCTACGCGACTTATGAAGCCACACTAACTATTCCTCCACAACTAATTGGCAATGCTTTAAGCATTTACATTCCGTATGAGTATACTGCTTATACACTTTACATAGATGGGAAATTCGTCGCGTCCAATGGCTACGTCGGAAAAACAGCCAATGTGACAGAACCGGAATTTTCTCCAAAAGTAGCCTATTTCCATGTGAATGATCCGGATATGAAAATTGTCATGCATGTCTCTAACTTTTCACATCCAAAAGGTGGGTTTAATAGACCTATTCTCTTTGGAAAAAGTAGCGCGGTAGAAGATTATGCTTCTATGCTGTTGGCAAGGTCGATGTTTCTAATCGGCGGACTGCTCTTTATGGGGATTTATTTCCTATCGATTCAGTTCTTTCGTCGACAAGAAAAAACATTTTTATTTTTCGGTCTTATGAGTTTATTTATAGCTGTTCGTTCCCTATTGATCGAACCAATTTACTTTACGGAGCTTGTGCATAATGTTCCTTGGATTTGGCAGCACCGGCTAGAGTATGTCATTTTATTCCTCGGAGCAATTTTGTTCGTCGCATTCATTAGAAATTTATATCCTCGAGATATGAATATCTATTTTGCGTATGCAATTTACATATTTTCAGCGATTGCGGCTATCGTAACACTGTTTACAGCCCCAATTTTATATGTCACCTTGTTTAATTATTTCCTAATCTTGTATGCAATAGCCATGCTTTACTTAGGGTATATTTTAGTGATCGCCACGATACGAAAACGTAGAACGGCAACATTAAATTTAGTTGCAAGTAGTATATTCTTTTTAACAGTGATTAATGACACGTTTGTATCCTTAGAGTGGAGTCGAAACATTGAATTTTCGACGATGGGATTCTTTATGTATATGGTCATCCAATCGATCAATTTAAGTAAAAACTATGCAAGGAAGTATGAAGAATCAGAAGAGCTCACGGCAGAATTAACGGAACTTGCAAATTCATTGGACGAAAAAATAACGTTACGAACAGCAGAGTTAGAAATGATGAATGCAAAACTAGTAGAGCTCACGTTAGTCGATGGATTGACGGGTGTGAACAATCGACGTTTTATTAACCAACGGCTTGAAGAGTTGATAGTAGAAGAGAAACTTTTCAGTTTGTTATTAATCGATTTAGATCATTACAAACAATTCAATGATTTGTACGGGCACATTAAAGGTGACGAATTGCTACAGCAAGTAGCGAGTTTCTTTAAAGAGTTTATTGGCAATGAAGGGACCGTCGCTCGTTACGGGGGAGAAGAGTTTCTTATTATACTCCCCGAAACAAATCGTGAAGATGGCGCAGCTTTAGCGACTAAATTGTGTCACCAACTAGAAAATCGTCAATGGGAGCATAAAGGAAATAGCGCTTCTCCATTTGTTACAATCAGTATTGGCGGAGCATCAAGCGAACAGTTCCATTGGATTACGAAAGAAGAGGCCCTTTCTTCGGTAGACACAGCTCTCTATACGTCGAAAGAAAAAGGAAGAAATACAATCACGTTTTTGTGA
- a CDS encoding nitroreductase family protein, whose amino-acid sequence MIEQALSIREAITSRRSIKNFNGQPVDRESLLQVLDDAKWAPNHGNREPWRVVMACGKELDALYELLKEFGVAKWRELSEEDLAKQMKKFVTPGGYAFIIVKEDVRQKERLEDFAAASCYSQNVQLLAWDAGIGSCWKTPPFIDNPKFRDALGVENGERIIGMLQFGYFDELPKAKPRREVDQFVTRFGQTEE is encoded by the coding sequence ATGATAGAACAAGCATTATCGATTCGAGAAGCTATTACTTCTCGTCGATCCATCAAAAACTTCAACGGGCAACCCGTAGACAGAGAATCTTTACTCCAAGTATTGGATGACGCAAAATGGGCGCCAAACCACGGAAACCGCGAACCATGGCGAGTCGTTATGGCATGCGGAAAAGAATTAGACGCACTCTACGAATTACTGAAAGAATTCGGAGTGGCAAAGTGGCGTGAACTTTCGGAAGAAGACTTAGCGAAGCAAATGAAAAAGTTTGTTACCCCTGGCGGCTATGCCTTCATTATAGTAAAAGAAGATGTTCGCCAAAAAGAGCGGCTAGAAGACTTTGCGGCGGCTAGTTGTTACAGCCAAAACGTGCAACTCCTTGCATGGGATGCTGGAATTGGCTCTTGTTGGAAAACACCACCTTTCATTGATAACCCAAAATTTCGTGATGCATTAGGTGTAGAAAATGGCGAGCGAATCATCGGAATGCTCCAGTTTGGATACTTTGATGAGCTTCCAAAAGCGAAACCAAGACGCGAAGTAGACCAATTCGTCACTCGATTTGGCCAAACAGAAGAATAA
- a CDS encoding dipeptidase yields MSNLQELDTYFTENRETHLEELKEFLRIPSISALSEHKADMQKAADWLKDSLTTAGIEKVEVLPTKGHPVVYGEWMHAKGKPTILFYGHYDVQPVDPLNLWETEPFDPQIRENKLFARGASDDKGQVFMHIKAVEAWMKTTGSLPVNMKFIIEGEEEIGSPSLEAFIEENKEKLASDIIVISDTGMQAKGKPAVCYGLRGLAGVQIDVKGAKGDLHSGLYGGSVQNAIHALVQVLDSFRAENGKILVDGFYDSVLEATEEEKEAYKALNVDEEAIKKELQVPALFGEEGYSHLERTWTRPTLEINGVFGGFSGEGIKTVLPNEAGAKITCRLVPNQEPDEIVQLLKAHIDKNTLPGVTISVTEFDKGKPFLTPFDHPAIQAAGASYEKVYNVPTAYIRGGGSIPIVAAFDDILQVPVILMGFGLAEENFHAPNEHFHLENFDQGLRVIGDYYESIAGFKPDELKK; encoded by the coding sequence TTGTCTAATTTACAAGAGCTAGATACGTATTTTACGGAAAACAGAGAAACTCATTTAGAAGAATTGAAAGAATTTTTACGTATACCAAGTATTAGTGCATTATCTGAACATAAAGCCGATATGCAAAAAGCCGCAGATTGGTTAAAAGATTCATTAACAACTGCAGGAATTGAAAAAGTGGAAGTTCTTCCGACAAAAGGTCATCCTGTTGTTTACGGAGAATGGATGCACGCTAAAGGAAAACCGACAATCTTATTTTATGGTCACTATGACGTCCAACCAGTTGACCCATTAAATCTATGGGAAACAGAACCATTTGACCCTCAAATTCGGGAGAACAAATTATTCGCACGTGGTGCAAGTGATGACAAAGGTCAAGTTTTCATGCACATTAAAGCAGTAGAAGCATGGATGAAGACGACTGGGTCCTTACCAGTAAACATGAAGTTTATCATTGAAGGAGAAGAGGAAATTGGCAGTCCAAGCTTAGAAGCCTTCATTGAAGAAAACAAAGAAAAATTAGCTTCGGATATTATCGTTATTTCAGATACAGGTATGCAAGCGAAAGGAAAACCAGCGGTATGCTATGGTCTACGTGGTCTTGCTGGTGTACAAATTGACGTCAAAGGTGCAAAAGGCGATCTCCATTCTGGCTTATACGGCGGAAGCGTGCAAAACGCCATTCATGCGCTTGTTCAAGTATTAGATTCATTCCGCGCTGAAAACGGAAAGATTTTAGTTGATGGTTTTTATGATTCCGTTTTAGAAGCTACAGAAGAAGAAAAAGAAGCTTATAAAGCGCTGAATGTAGATGAAGAAGCGATTAAAAAAGAACTTCAAGTTCCTGCTCTATTTGGTGAAGAAGGATACAGCCACTTAGAACGTACTTGGACTCGTCCAACATTAGAAATAAACGGAGTATTCGGCGGATTTTCAGGCGAAGGGATTAAAACCGTTCTTCCAAACGAAGCTGGTGCAAAAATCACTTGTCGATTAGTGCCAAATCAAGAACCGGATGAAATTGTTCAACTTCTAAAAGCACATATTGATAAAAATACACTACCTGGTGTCACAATTTCCGTCACCGAATTTGACAAAGGCAAGCCATTCTTAACACCATTTGATCACCCAGCAATTCAAGCAGCTGGTGCATCATATGAAAAAGTATACAACGTACCGACTGCCTACATCCGCGGTGGAGGATCTATCCCTATCGTGGCAGCGTTCGACGACATCCTCCAAGTACCCGTAATCTTAATGGGATTTGGTTTAGCGGAAGAAAACTTCCACGCGCCAAACGAACACTTCCATTTAGAAAACTTCGATCAGGGATTACGCGTTATTGGAGATTACTATGAATCTATCGCAGGATTCAAACCTGATGAACTAAAGAAATAA
- a CDS encoding hemolysin family protein, which yields MEFIALAICLALSFFFSGSETALTAINRMKVQLRAEQGDRMSQKLLVLIAKPDRMITTILIGNNIVNILLPTLLTIIALRYDWEITIATTILTVIIIIFGEVLPKTIAATFSDKIAYVVAPAIAFLVQLLRPLTWLLSRFTNIFIRIISKGAVKEATLTKEELRTMVDIASTEGTFEEEESERLKGVLDFPHKDVQDVLETHRTEIIGIPVQASYEEVRDIILEHYYTRYPVYEESMDHIVGMFYSKTLIEWSMDPSMELEELIDREPLFVVQSVSVEKVFKQMMAKKKHMAIVLDEYGGTLGIVTHEDIIEEMIGQEIEDESDEEEDILVYEMTDTHLICHGRLEIVDVNEMFKLDIPNDHDTIGGFVLQQLGHMPDDGEQFTYENLHFEVNTMDRNRILQLTITRREVEEPENETQDDE from the coding sequence TTGGAATTTATTGCACTTGCTATTTGTTTAGCGCTGTCATTCTTTTTCTCTGGAAGTGAGACAGCTTTAACGGCTATTAATAGGATGAAGGTCCAGCTTAGGGCGGAACAAGGAGATCGGATGTCACAGAAGCTCTTAGTGCTGATCGCTAAGCCGGACCGCATGATTACGACGATTTTAATTGGAAACAATATCGTGAATATTTTGCTGCCAACTTTATTAACCATCATAGCTCTTCGGTATGATTGGGAAATCACAATTGCAACAACTATTCTTACGGTTATTATCATCATTTTCGGAGAAGTATTGCCTAAGACGATTGCCGCTACTTTTTCGGATAAAATCGCGTATGTTGTAGCTCCAGCCATTGCATTTTTAGTGCAGCTTTTGAGACCATTAACTTGGTTATTATCTCGCTTTACGAATATTTTTATTCGTATTATTTCAAAAGGTGCGGTGAAAGAAGCGACTTTAACGAAGGAAGAACTTCGTACGATGGTGGATATCGCTTCCACGGAAGGTACGTTTGAAGAAGAGGAATCAGAACGCTTAAAAGGTGTGCTTGATTTTCCGCATAAAGACGTGCAAGATGTTCTCGAAACGCATCGAACAGAAATTATTGGTATTCCTGTACAAGCCTCTTACGAGGAAGTCCGAGATATTATTTTGGAACATTATTATACAAGATATCCTGTTTATGAAGAAAGTATGGACCATATTGTGGGGATGTTTTATTCCAAAACCCTGATTGAATGGAGCATGGATCCATCCATGGAGTTGGAAGAGTTAATCGACCGTGAGCCGCTATTTGTCGTTCAATCTGTCAGCGTAGAAAAAGTCTTTAAACAGATGATGGCGAAGAAGAAGCATATGGCAATCGTGCTTGATGAGTATGGTGGAACGCTTGGTATCGTGACGCATGAAGACATTATTGAAGAAATGATTGGGCAAGAAATTGAGGACGAATCTGATGAGGAAGAAGACATTTTAGTATACGAAATGACAGATACGCATCTGATTTGTCACGGCCGCTTGGAAATCGTGGATGTCAATGAAATGTTCAAATTGGATATTCCAAATGACCATGATACAATCGGTGGTTTTGTTTTACAACAACTCGGACATATGCCTGATGATGGCGAACAATTTACGTATGAAAATCTCCATTTTGAAGTAAACACAATGGACCGAAACCGAATATTACAGCTGACCATTACTCGACGTGAAGTAGAGGAGCCAGAGAACGAAACACAGGACGACGAATAG